Proteins encoded by one window of Gambusia affinis linkage group LG17, SWU_Gaff_1.0, whole genome shotgun sequence:
- the arid6 gene encoding AT-rich interaction domain 6 isoform X2, which translates to MSSMPQHQSRPYRDPKDSLRPSKRGLVNHCFQSDPDGNIYSPPFHYYPTGWSAHTLLPHFVSILPAVIPPHIPPPPKVPCLPSHLTHQDTVNVVKEPLGHLRRLAKEYKHSSGLSASEPLNLSTKAPAREPDTDTDPPSSFGPPSSSKTPKFLNRPSTLYAPHSAGAVRSDGSETQESDKGVPTLSESEKKESSDADVQAPTPSDSPIFISAVMPEPNKGVLEMTPKPGSLKADFPVRPPEDREVRTEVEGFNLSHVLHSIPKDEEGKMEIEVPLSVVRNWLRLYGSSAKPPEAEELPIPDYDVSMGKKRVLDVDVLPTVYETPRSPPCQSSAEDLRLRNKPGLMPNAQADHHQESHLTGCKTSGGLLRNVGGGRNVWPLDHQDINKPYMLNSTDFWDACPKETTAPRSPVKPECSPPRKSSKFYMEDLLQRGMQRLEVEPSAVLMLKSSPASRFPLTADEMIKLQNISSSL; encoded by the exons ATGAGCTCCATGCCGCAGCATCAGTCGAGGCCCTACCGCGACCCCAAAGACAGCCTGAGGCCGTCCAAACGTGGGCTG GTAAACCACTGCTTCCAATCGGACCCAGATGGGAATATCTACTCTCCACCTTTCCATTACTACCCAACTGGGTGGTCAGCTCACACACTTCTGCCACATTTTGTGTCTATTCTGCCTGCCGTAATACCACCACATATCCCCCCTCCTCCCAAGGTCCCATGTCTCCCCTCCCACCTGACTCATCAGGACACAGTGAACGTGGTTAAAGAGCCTCTGGGTCACCTGCGTAGGCTGGCGAAGGAGTACAAGCACTCCTCAGGATTGTCAGCCTCTGAACCCCTGAACCTGAGCACGAAAGCTCCAGCTCGGGAGCCCGACACCGACACTGACCCTCCCTCATCGTTCGGACCACCCTCGTCCAGCAAGACCCCAAAGTTTCTGAACAGGCCCTCCACACTCTACGCCCCCCATAGCGCAGGCGCAGTCAGAAGCGACGGAAGCGAGACGCAGGAGTCCGACAAAGGTGTCCCCACCCTCTCCGAGTCCGAGAAGAAAGAGAGCAGCGATGCCGACGTCCAAGCCCCGACGCCCTCAGACAGCCCCATATTCATTTCTGCTGTGATGCCGGAGCCAAACAAAGGCGTCCTCGAGATGACACCGAAACCCGGCTCTCTGAAAGCAGACTTTCCAGTCCGGCCGCCAGAGGACAGAGAAGTTAGGACGGAAGTGGAGGGTTTCAATCTCAGTCACGTTCTACATAGTATACCCAAAGACGAGGAAGGCAAGATGGAAATCGAAGTACCGCTGTCCGTGGTTCGTAACTGGCTCAGGCTTTACGGCTCTTCAGCGAAGCCGCCCGAAGCAGAAGAGCTTCCCATCCCAGATTACGACGTCTCCATGGGGAAGAAACGCGTGTTGGATGTGGACGTTCTCCCGACAGTCTATGAAACACCTCGTAGTCCTCCATGCCAGAGCTCAGCTGAGGACCTGAGACTAAGGAACAAACCAGGACTCATGCCAAACGCTCAGGCAGATCACCACCAGGAGAGCCACCTCACCGGCTGCAAGACTTCTGGTGGTCTTCTGAGAAATGTCGGAGGTGGCCGGAACGTCTGGCCACTCGACCACCAGGACATCAATAAGCCATACATGCTCAACTCAACCGATTTCTGGGATGCCTGTCCCAAAGAGACGACGGCTCCCCGCAGTCCGGTGAAACCCGAATGCAGTCCCCCGAGGAAGTCTTCCAAGTTCTACATGGAAGACCTGCTGCAGAGAGGGATGCAGAGGTTGGAAGTGGAGCCCTCAGCCGTGCTGATGCTGAAGTCCAGCCCCGCGTCCAGGTTTCCTCTGACCGCCGACGAGATGATAAAGCTGCAGAACATCTCAAGTTCATTGTGA
- the arid6 gene encoding AT-rich interaction domain 6 isoform X1, which yields MAQVEVQDESAKKPMEEITEEQFLKNLYLFMKKRDTPIERIPNLGFKQIDLFLMFKTVNDLGGYHQVTSHQLWKRVYNTLGGNPRSTSAATCTRRHYEKLLLPYECQLKGILMSSMPQHQSRPYRDPKDSLRPSKRGLVNHCFQSDPDGNIYSPPFHYYPTGWSAHTLLPHFVSILPAVIPPHIPPPPKVPCLPSHLTHQDTVNVVKEPLGHLRRLAKEYKHSSGLSASEPLNLSTKAPAREPDTDTDPPSSFGPPSSSKTPKFLNRPSTLYAPHSAGAVRSDGSETQESDKGVPTLSESEKKESSDADVQAPTPSDSPIFISAVMPEPNKGVLEMTPKPGSLKADFPVRPPEDREVRTEVEGFNLSHVLHSIPKDEEGKMEIEVPLSVVRNWLRLYGSSAKPPEAEELPIPDYDVSMGKKRVLDVDVLPTVYETPRSPPCQSSAEDLRLRNKPGLMPNAQADHHQESHLTGCKTSGGLLRNVGGGRNVWPLDHQDINKPYMLNSTDFWDACPKETTAPRSPVKPECSPPRKSSKFYMEDLLQRGMQRLEVEPSAVLMLKSSPASRFPLTADEMIKLQNISSSL from the exons ATGGCGCAGGTGGAAGTCCAAGACGAGAGCGCCAAAAAGCCGATGGAGGAGATCACGGAGGAGCAGTTCCTGAAAAATCTTTACCTTTTCATGAAGAAGCGAGACACCCCGATAGAGAGGATCCCCAATCTGGGCTTCAAGCAAA ttgatttatttttgatgttcaAGACTGTCAATGACTTGGGTGGCTACCATCAg GTGACGTCTCATCAGCTGTGGAAACGGGTTTACAACACGCTGGGAGGAAACCCCCGGAGCACAAGTGCAGCCACCTGCACACGCAGACACTACGAAAA GTTGCTTCTGCCTTACGAGTGTCAGCTGAAAGGCATATTGATGAGCTCCATGCCGCAGCATCAGTCGAGGCCCTACCGCGACCCCAAAGACAGCCTGAGGCCGTCCAAACGTGGGCTG GTAAACCACTGCTTCCAATCGGACCCAGATGGGAATATCTACTCTCCACCTTTCCATTACTACCCAACTGGGTGGTCAGCTCACACACTTCTGCCACATTTTGTGTCTATTCTGCCTGCCGTAATACCACCACATATCCCCCCTCCTCCCAAGGTCCCATGTCTCCCCTCCCACCTGACTCATCAGGACACAGTGAACGTGGTTAAAGAGCCTCTGGGTCACCTGCGTAGGCTGGCGAAGGAGTACAAGCACTCCTCAGGATTGTCAGCCTCTGAACCCCTGAACCTGAGCACGAAAGCTCCAGCTCGGGAGCCCGACACCGACACTGACCCTCCCTCATCGTTCGGACCACCCTCGTCCAGCAAGACCCCAAAGTTTCTGAACAGGCCCTCCACACTCTACGCCCCCCATAGCGCAGGCGCAGTCAGAAGCGACGGAAGCGAGACGCAGGAGTCCGACAAAGGTGTCCCCACCCTCTCCGAGTCCGAGAAGAAAGAGAGCAGCGATGCCGACGTCCAAGCCCCGACGCCCTCAGACAGCCCCATATTCATTTCTGCTGTGATGCCGGAGCCAAACAAAGGCGTCCTCGAGATGACACCGAAACCCGGCTCTCTGAAAGCAGACTTTCCAGTCCGGCCGCCAGAGGACAGAGAAGTTAGGACGGAAGTGGAGGGTTTCAATCTCAGTCACGTTCTACATAGTATACCCAAAGACGAGGAAGGCAAGATGGAAATCGAAGTACCGCTGTCCGTGGTTCGTAACTGGCTCAGGCTTTACGGCTCTTCAGCGAAGCCGCCCGAAGCAGAAGAGCTTCCCATCCCAGATTACGACGTCTCCATGGGGAAGAAACGCGTGTTGGATGTGGACGTTCTCCCGACAGTCTATGAAACACCTCGTAGTCCTCCATGCCAGAGCTCAGCTGAGGACCTGAGACTAAGGAACAAACCAGGACTCATGCCAAACGCTCAGGCAGATCACCACCAGGAGAGCCACCTCACCGGCTGCAAGACTTCTGGTGGTCTTCTGAGAAATGTCGGAGGTGGCCGGAACGTCTGGCCACTCGACCACCAGGACATCAATAAGCCATACATGCTCAACTCAACCGATTTCTGGGATGCCTGTCCCAAAGAGACGACGGCTCCCCGCAGTCCGGTGAAACCCGAATGCAGTCCCCCGAGGAAGTCTTCCAAGTTCTACATGGAAGACCTGCTGCAGAGAGGGATGCAGAGGTTGGAAGTGGAGCCCTCAGCCGTGCTGATGCTGAAGTCCAGCCCCGCGTCCAGGTTTCCTCTGACCGCCGACGAGATGATAAAGCTGCAGAACATCTCAAGTTCATTGTGA